The following are encoded together in the Acidimicrobiia bacterium genome:
- a CDS encoding MarR family winged helix-turn-helix transcriptional regulator: MKPSVEFLGRRIAWTHRVLQAELDARMRERGGDFTTWKVLVHLVDGARPSQRELAAGIRIDPATVVRHLDRLESEGLVTRERDERDRRVIRVALTPDGRRVHDRLNREALRLDGELADVLSPHGYQQLGRLLARVTDHFAPRTEEARDDERVG, encoded by the coding sequence ATGAAACCGTCGGTGGAGTTCCTCGGGCGTCGCATCGCGTGGACGCACCGCGTCCTGCAGGCCGAGCTCGACGCGCGGATGCGCGAGCGCGGCGGCGATTTCACGACCTGGAAGGTCCTCGTCCACCTCGTCGACGGCGCGCGCCCGAGCCAGCGCGAGCTCGCGGCCGGCATCCGCATCGACCCGGCGACGGTGGTGCGGCATCTCGACCGGCTCGAGTCCGAGGGCCTCGTGACGCGCGAGCGCGACGAGCGCGACCGTCGCGTCATCCGGGTCGCGCTGACGCCGGACGGGCGGCGCGTCCACGACCGCCTGAACCGCGAGGCCCTTCGCCTCGACGGTGAGCTCGCGGACGTGCTGTCACCGCACGGGTACCAGCAACTCGGGCGGCTGCTCGCCCGCGTCACCGATCACTTCGCCCCCCGAACCGAGGAGGCACGCGATGACGAGCGTGTCGGCTGA